CAAGTGCTCGGTCGCAACGAAATTCGCCGTTTGTTGAGCTGAACGCCTCAGGGGAATAACCTACTTATTGAATCGCGATGATGGCAAAACGGCTCGCGCTCGCTGCAACCGTATTCCTTGGTATCGCCGGCTCGCTCCCCGGCGTCACCCTCTATATCGAACCCCGTACAGACAGCCCGGAGGTGATCGACGTCAGCCTGCCCAGCCGGCAGGTGCGCTTGACCGACGACTCTCCGCTCGACGTGCCGCGCGGTTGGGTGGGCGCCGTTTATGAAGGCCCCTGGTACGGATATATCAGCGCTACGACTCTAAATACGACGACAGGCATGCCCCGGCCCGGGACTCGAGTGCAACTGGAGCCCAACTCCCAGCTGCCCCCCATCGCTACGGTGCTGGAGGGCGATCAGGTTGAGGTGATCGACGGCAACCAGTGGTGGACACGCATCAAGCTGAGCAAGCCCGTTTACGTCTACTACCCCGCGCAGGAAGAGGCAGAGGCCCAGAAGGAAGGGCGCAAACTGGCGTTCTTCAGCCTCCCCTGGGGGAAAAAGGAAGAGCAGGCGCCCGCCCGTGAAGCCCGCCCGGAGCCGAAGAAAGTCACGATCATGGTCGATGGCGTGCAAAAGGAAGTCGCTCCCGGCCAGTCCATCGGCTACAACCCACGCGGGGTGGCGGAAGAGATTGCCGAAATGCGTGGTACTTCCAACGGCAGCGGCGCCCCGCGCAGCCCGGATGGCAGCGGCCCCAGCTTCAACCTCAACCCCAACCAGCCGGACGAGCCGCTGCTGGTCTATAATTCGCCCCTCAACGAGGAGCCCGCGCCGCAACCCGCTCCAGTGACGCCCCGCGCCACGCCTGCCCCGGTCGCATCCCCTACGCCCGCCAGCCCATCGCGTCAACAGGTGCAACCGGCGCGCGACGACTTTTTTGTGCTGCCTGCTTCGACCGTCGAGGAAGCGTCGGCCACCACACCAGCCCGCCCGCCCCGCGCTCAAGTGGTCGAGGTGACGGAGCCGGTGATGGACGAAAACAACACGACCCCGCCCCCGGCTTCGATCACTGCGCTGGATGCGCCTCCGCCCTCCGCCCCGCGTAGCACGACCCGGAGCAGCACCTTCCAGCCGCAGCAGCCACAACCGGCCACGGCTTCCCGCCCGGCGCCCGCAGCCCCCGCTCCGCAGCCCGTTACGCCGGTGGCTCAGCCCTCTCGCCAACCTCAGGCGGCTCCGGCCCCCGTCGCACAACCGGAGCCCCGCCCGGCGGCAGGCGAAGTCCAGCGCGTGCGCGAAATCCAGCCGCGAATTTTTGCCTCGCCTGCCCCGCAATCGGGCCCCATCGCGCGCAACCAAAAAGTGCGGGTCGCCCCGCCGGTGCCGGATCCCTACCCCGTCAACCGCGAAGAGCCCCGGCTCCAGCCGGCCACGGGCGAAATCCACGACACCTTCCATGGCAAGCTCGTCCCCAGCTCGCGCAAATGGTATGCCTTGCGCTACCCGAAGTATGCCTTCGAGCTGCAGAGCGAATCCGGAAAGCGCATCGCCTTTGTCGACATCTCGGGCGTGCTCATCCAGGGCACCGTTAATGAGTATACCAACCAGCCGGTGGAAGTCTATGGCCTGTGGGATACAACAGATGAGGAAGGTATTGTGATCCGGGCTCGCAACATGCGCTTGATGGCTCCATAGAAGTCTCAACTAAAGTTATCTTTCGTTTATTCGATTCTACTGAATAGTTCATGGCCCAACTGATCGACGGAAACGCCATCGCGGCACAAATTGTGGAAGAATTGACGGTAGAGGTCTCCGCCTTGCCTGCTGATAGCCGCCCCTGTGTGGTTTTTATCCGGGTGGGTGAAGACCCCGCCTCGGTCTTCTATGTCCGCAAAAAGGAAAAGACAGCTGCCCAGATCGGCATGACCAGCCGCGTGCAGGTCTACGAGCCCACGATCTCGGAAAAAGACCTGCTGGCCGAGATCGACCAGCTGAACGCCGATCCGGACGTCCATGGCATTCTGGTCCAAGCTCCCCTGCCCGCCCACATGGACGAGCGCACGGTCTTCAACCGCGTGAGCCCCGACAAGGACGTAGATGGCTTCAGCGTCGCGAACCTCGGGCGCCTCGTGCAGGAAGACCCGAACGCCTTCGTCGCCTGCACCCCTGCGGGCGTCGTGGAATTGCTGGCCCGCACCAATATCGAAACCCAGGGCAAGCACGTCGTTGTGCTCGGCCGCAGCCTGATCGTGGGCAAGCCCGCCGCCCTGTTGATGATGCGCAAGGGCCCGCTGGCGAACGCCACCGTGACCGTCTGCCATTCGCGCACCAACGACCTCCCGAGCATCACCCGCCAGGCGGACATTTTGATCGCCGCTATCGGCAAGGCGGAGTTTGTGACCGGCAACATGGTGAAGCCCGGCGCTACGGTGATCGATGTGGGGATCAACCGGGTCGAAGATGCGACCCAGAAGAAGGGCTACCGCATCGCTGGGGACGTGAATTTTGCCGAAGTGGAGCCCAAGGTGGCCGCCATCACTCCCGTGCCCGGCGGTGTCGGGCCGATGACGGTTGCCATGTTGATGCGCAACACTTACAAAGCGTTCCAACTCTCGAAGCGCGCCTGAAATACCTGAGCGATGAAGCCCCCGCTTGTCCTGGTCGTCGATGACCAACCGATCAACGTTCGCCTCCTTGAGCGCAAGCTCGATCGGGTGGGCATGCGGGTGCACTCTGCCTTCAGCGGCGTCGAGGCTCTGGAACAAGTCCGGCAGGAGCGGCCCGACGTGATCCTGCTCGACATCATGATGCCGATGATGGACGGCATCGAAGTGTGCCGACGGGTGAAAGAAGACCCGCAGACGCGCGATATCCCGGTTATCTTCATCACTGCCAAGACCTCCAAGGAGGGCAAACTCGAAGGCCTCAACGTAGGTGCGGCGGACTATATCACCAAACCGATCGACCTCGACGAGACGGTGGCGCGGATCAGCACACAGCTGCGCATCCAGGAGAATTACCGCCAGAATCTCGAGTTGAGCAATCGCTTGGCCGAATCGCGCCGGCACGCCGCCGTCGCGCATGTGACGGAGGGCATTGCCCACAACCTCAACAACCTGTTGGGCGTCGTGGTCGGCTACCTCGACCTGATGCGTGCGTCGCTCGACCACCGCGAACGTCTAGTGCGCACCAGCGACAAGCTGGACCAGGCCGTCAAACGCATGGTGGGGATCGTGCGCGAGCTGACGACGATCGCGGAGTTTGACCGGGTGCGAAAATCCGCCATTCCGGTCCCTGCCGTGCTCCACAACGCGATCCAGCGTTTCAAGGCCGAGTATCAGGTGCCGGAAGCCGTGGTGGTGGTCAACAACCCGGTGGGCGATCTCTCGATCGACACCAACCAGGAGATGCTCGAAGACATTATCGGGCGGCTGTTGATCAACGCCTACGAGAGCTACGCCGATGGCACCCCGCCTACCGAACGCGGCCTCTGGCTGGAGACGAGCACCGAAAAGGGTGAATTTTGCGAATACCTGCGCGTGGTGGTGAGCGACCATGGCATGGGCGTCAAGGAAAGCATGGCCGATACCGTGTTTGAGCCCTTCGTCTCGCGGCACCCAGCAGTGGGCCGCGGCATGGGCCTGACCATTGTCCGCCACGCGACCAACAGCCTTGGTGGCACGGTGAAGTTGGAAAAGCACCATGATGGGCAGGCTGGCACGCAAGCCGTCTTGCTGCACCCGATTCGCGATCCGCTGACCGATGAGTTCGATGTGCTGGCCAGCCAGCCCGACGATGCAAACGAGGCTTAACGCGCGATTTACGGCAGATTTGTTGCGTCCGTAGTTGCGGTCGTAGCCCAAAAGGCATTACCCCTTTGCGCATGGCGAAGATCGCTTTCATTGGGGCCGGACGCATGGCAAGTGCCATCGTAGCCGGGTTGTTGCGTCACCGCGTGGCCGCGCCGGAGCAGATCATCTGCACCAGCGCAGCCGACAATACCGGGCCGGAGTTGGCGGAAAAGACCGGCATCGGCTACACCGAGAGCCTCGACGAATTGTTTGGCGATGCCGATACCGTAGTTCTCGCCTGCAAGCCCCAGCAGCTGGGCCAGCTGCCAGACAATGTGGCTGAGCTGGGCCGTAAGCGCCTGATCATCTCGATCCTGGCCGGCACCCCCATTGCCAAGCTGCAAAGCGTCTTCCCCACCGCTCGCAACATCGTGCGTGCCATGCCCAACACCCCCGGCCAGATCGGCGCGGGCATTACCGCCTACGCGGCCAGCAGCGAGCTCGACCATGAAGACGACCAGATGGTAAAGAGCATCCTCGATGCGCTCGGCGAAACCGTGACGGTGACGGAAGACCAGATCGACGCGGTTACGGGCGTCAGCGGCAGCGGCCCGGCGTACGTTTTTGAATTTGTAGCCGCCCTGCGCGATGCGGGCGTGGCGGCAGGTCTCGACGCCGAGCTGAGCTACCGTCTGGCGCTGCAGACCGTGCGCGGGGCCGGCGAACTCCTCAATGTGGTGCCGGAGACCCCGGAAACGCATCGCAATTGGGTATCGTCACCCGGCGGCACGACCCTCGCGGGCCTCGCCGTGATGGAACAGGCTGGCTTTCGCGAGCTGATGAAGCGCACCGTGCTGGCCGCCAAGCATCGGGCGGAAGAACTGGCCCAGGGCTAGAGCGATTACAACCGTTACGACTTGCGGAGCAAAGGGACCGCCCCCAAGCTCCGCCTCTGACTTATGGCCGCTCACAGCCTCTCGGAAGACTTTCGCAAGCTGCTCGCGGGCAGCGAAAACCAGGAACTCAAGCTCGGTATGCTCGTAGACCGGGTGGGTGAAAAGGGCTTCGGCATGTTGCTCGTGCTGCTGGCCCTGCCCAGCGCCCTGCCCATCCCCGCGCCCGGCTACAGCACCCCGTT
The window above is part of the Verrucomicrobiota bacterium JB022 genome. Proteins encoded here:
- the folD gene encoding bifunctional methylenetetrahydrofolate dehydrogenase/methenyltetrahydrofolate cyclohydrolase FolD, whose translation is MAQLIDGNAIAAQIVEELTVEVSALPADSRPCVVFIRVGEDPASVFYVRKKEKTAAQIGMTSRVQVYEPTISEKDLLAEIDQLNADPDVHGILVQAPLPAHMDERTVFNRVSPDKDVDGFSVANLGRLVQEDPNAFVACTPAGVVELLARTNIETQGKHVVVLGRSLIVGKPAALLMMRKGPLANATVTVCHSRTNDLPSITRQADILIAAIGKAEFVTGNMVKPGATVIDVGINRVEDATQKKGYRIAGDVNFAEVEPKVAAITPVPGGVGPMTVAMLMRNTYKAFQLSKRA
- a CDS encoding response regulator, with translation MKPPLVLVVDDQPINVRLLERKLDRVGMRVHSAFSGVEALEQVRQERPDVILLDIMMPMMDGIEVCRRVKEDPQTRDIPVIFITAKTSKEGKLEGLNVGAADYITKPIDLDETVARISTQLRIQENYRQNLELSNRLAESRRHAAVAHVTEGIAHNLNNLLGVVVGYLDLMRASLDHRERLVRTSDKLDQAVKRMVGIVRELTTIAEFDRVRKSAIPVPAVLHNAIQRFKAEYQVPEAVVVVNNPVGDLSIDTNQEMLEDIIGRLLINAYESYADGTPPTERGLWLETSTEKGEFCEYLRVVVSDHGMGVKESMADTVFEPFVSRHPAVGRGMGLTIVRHATNSLGGTVKLEKHHDGQAGTQAVLLHPIRDPLTDEFDVLASQPDDANEA
- the proC gene encoding pyrroline-5-carboxylate reductase, translating into MAKIAFIGAGRMASAIVAGLLRHRVAAPEQIICTSAADNTGPELAEKTGIGYTESLDELFGDADTVVLACKPQQLGQLPDNVAELGRKRLIISILAGTPIAKLQSVFPTARNIVRAMPNTPGQIGAGITAYAASSELDHEDDQMVKSILDALGETVTVTEDQIDAVTGVSGSGPAYVFEFVAALRDAGVAAGLDAELSYRLALQTVRGAGELLNVVPETPETHRNWVSSPGGTTLAGLAVMEQAGFRELMKRTVLAAKHRAEELAQG